TCAGGAGGGAGGAAACGCATGACCAGACGGGCAACCCAATACTCCTATCCCGTGAGAGTCCATTGCAGATGGACATGGTCCCCGGGGATATGGTCTCTGACGATCGTGATAATGCTCCCGTGGCTTTTGGGTCTGAGTTTAGCGTTGGCGGCAGCTGGGGAAGGCAGCTTGGAGGAGCAGAAACCCCCGATCCTCCGTCTGAGTCTGGATGATGCCCTTGCCATGTTTCTGCGTCAAAATCTGGATCTCCTTAAAACCAAATATGGCATTGATGCCGCAAAGGCCCAACAGATCACCGCCGGACTGTTCCCAAATCCCGAACTCTCCATCAATACCCTCAGCGCCTACACCCAGGATTGTAATTTGAGTAAGTGCGGAGGAATTATGCCGGTTATCAGTCAACTTTTTCTGGTGGCCGGTAAACGCGGGTTCCGTGTTGAAAGTGCGGAGTTCGGGACTCAATCGGCCGAAGCCAATTTTGAAGACACTCTTCGACAATTCAGTTTTGCCTTGAAGGATGCCTATTATCGGGTGCAGGTGGGGCGTCGCCTTTTAAAAGACGATGAACAGAGGTCGGGCCGGATCAATGATGCTATCGAGAAACTCATTGGTTCACCCACAAAGGTACAAGACCCGGAGGATTTAATCCGCCTCCAGATTCGAGCGGTGAAAACACAAGGGGATATCATCCGGGATATTCAACAGATTGATTCGGACCGATCCGATCTCCTGCTGCTCCTGACTCTTCCCCCGGAAACTGAATTAGTCCTAACGACGGATCTAACATTTCAGCCGATCGATCCAGATATTGTAGCTTTGAAGAAGCATGTGGAAAATGCCAGACCGGATCTTCGCGCCAAGCGTCTCTTGCTGGCCAAGCGCCGCTCAGAATCGAAGCTCGCCATAGCGAACCAGTATCCGGATGTGACGGTGGACCTCGGATACAATGTCCAGGGACCTCAAGGGCCCGACAACCAGCAACAATGGACCATTAATTTGGGGATGCCCATCCCCGTGTTCGACAGAAATCAGGGAGGCATCAAGGAAGCCGCTACCAAAGCACATATTGCAGAAGCCGACCTGCGCAAGACCCTCAACGAAGTGCATCACCAAATTAACACGGTCTATCGCCATTTAGGCCAAAGTCGTCTGCTAGTTGAAATCTACCGTGCGGGTGCTTTCGAGGCCGCCCAGGCGCTGTTTGATAGGGTAGAGGATGACTTTCATTCGGGAAAGACGACAATTCTGCATCTGCTCGATGCCTTTCGGACAAAAATAGATATTGACAAGGCCTACATCAACGCTCTCTACGAATATCAACGCGATATCCTCCTCCTCGAAAGTGCCGTCGGGCAGCCAATCAGCTAAAGATCGCCGCCTATGATTTGTTTCCATTATTACATTGTCTTTTCTGTAGGGTTACGCGACCACACCAGGCGTATGCCGGCGATTCGATCATTCGCGAAGGCATGTACCATCATGGGGTTTCTTAGCTTGTTAGGATTGGGAATCCTGGAAAGCGCCACGGCGGGAGAACAGGAAAACAGGCCTGCACGTGGGATGTCCGCGGTCCAGCGTCTGAGCCTGGATGATGCCATTGCCTTGTTTCTCCGTCAAAATCTGGACCTCCTGACCATGAAATATGGCATCGATACCGCGA
The DNA window shown above is from Nitrospiraceae bacterium and carries:
- a CDS encoding TolC family protein, with protein sequence MLPWLLGLSLALAAAGEGSLEEQKPPILRLSLDDALAMFLRQNLDLLKTKYGIDAAKAQQITAGLFPNPELSINTLSAYTQDCNLSKCGGIMPVISQLFLVAGKRGFRVESAEFGTQSAEANFEDTLRQFSFALKDAYYRVQVGRRLLKDDEQRSGRINDAIEKLIGSPTKVQDPEDLIRLQIRAVKTQGDIIRDIQQIDSDRSDLLLLLTLPPETELVLTTDLTFQPIDPDIVALKKHVENARPDLRAKRLLLAKRRSESKLAIANQYPDVTVDLGYNVQGPQGPDNQQQWTINLGMPIPVFDRNQGGIKEAATKAHIAEADLRKTLNEVHHQINTVYRHLGQSRLLVEIYRAGAFEAAQALFDRVEDDFHSGKTTILHLLDAFRTKIDIDKAYINALYEYQRDILLLESAVGQPIS